The following coding sequences are from one Hippopotamus amphibius kiboko isolate mHipAmp2 chromosome 9, mHipAmp2.hap2, whole genome shotgun sequence window:
- the SLC35C1 gene encoding GDP-fucose transporter 1 isoform X2 translates to MALMGTSDPSAEAEASQEKPFVLRALQIALVVSLYWVTSISMVFLNKYLLDSPSLRLDTPIFVTFYQCLVTSLLCRALSSLATCCPGTVDFPALRLDLRVARSVLPLSVVFIGMITFNNLCLKYVGVAFYNVGRSLTTVFNVLLSYLLLKQTTSFYALLTCGIIIGGFWLGVDQEGAEGTLSWTGTLFGVLASLCVSLNAIYTKKVLPAVDGSIWRLTFYNNVNACVLFLPLLLLLGELRALYSFPQLGSAHFWGVMTLGGLCGFAIGYVTGLQIKFTSPLTHNVSGTAKACAQTVLAVLHYEETKSLLWWTSNMLVLGGSSAYTWVRGWEMRRLQEEPRPKGDEKGNMEV, encoded by the exons ATGGCACTGATGGGGACTTCCGACCCCTCCGCAGAGGCAGAGGCCAGCCAGGAGAAACCCTTTGTGCTGCGGGCACTGCAGATCGCACTGGTGGTCTCTCTCTACTGGGTCACGTCCATCTCCATGGTGTTCCTTAACAAGTACCTGCTGGATAGCCCCTCCCTGCGGCTGGACACCCCCATCTTCGTCACCTTCTACCAGTGCCTGGTGACCTCGCTGCTGTGCAGGGCCCTCAGCTCGCTGGCCACCTGCTGTCCTGGCACCGTGGACTTCCCCGCCCTGCGCCTGGACCTCAGGGTGGCCCGCAGCGTCCTGCCCCTGTCGGTGGTCTTCATTGGCATGATCACCTTCAATAACCTCTGCCTCAAGTATGTGGGTGTGGCCTTCTACAACGTGGGCCGCTCGCTCACCACGGTCTTCAATGTGCTGCTCTCCTACCTGCTGCTCAAGCAAACCACCTCCTTCTATGCCTTGCTCACCTGTGGCATCATCATCG GTGGCTTCTGGCTTGGCGTGGACCAGGAGGGCGCAGAGGGTACCCTGTCTTGGACGGGCACGCTCTTTGGCGTGCTCGCCAGCCTCTGTGTCTCGCTCAACGCCATCTACACCAAGAAGGTGCTCCCCGCAGTGGACGGCAGCATCTGGCGCCTGACCTTCTACAACAACGTCAATGCCTGCGTCCTCTTTCTGCCgctgctcctgctgctggggGAGCTCCGGGCCCTCTACAGCTTCCCCCAGCTGGGCAGCGCCCACTTCTGGGGCGTGATGACGCTGGGCGGCCTGTGTGGCTTCGCCATCGGCTATGTGACAGGACTACAGATCAAGTTCACCAGTCCCCTGACCCACAACGTGTCCGGCACGGCCAAAGCCTGTGCCCAGACGGTGCTGGCCGTCCTCCACTACGAGGAGACCAAGAGCTTGCTCTGGTGGACGAGCAACATGCTGGTGCTGGGCGGCTCCTCCGCCTACACCTGGGTCCGGGGCTGGGAGATGCGGAGGCTTCAGGAGGAGCCCCGCCCCAAGGGGGACGAGAAGGGTAACATGGAGGTGTGA
- the SLC35C1 gene encoding GDP-fucose transporter 1 isoform X1 produces the protein MQPGAGTCKPRASLKRSRILHMALMGTSDPSAEAEASQEKPFVLRALQIALVVSLYWVTSISMVFLNKYLLDSPSLRLDTPIFVTFYQCLVTSLLCRALSSLATCCPGTVDFPALRLDLRVARSVLPLSVVFIGMITFNNLCLKYVGVAFYNVGRSLTTVFNVLLSYLLLKQTTSFYALLTCGIIIGGFWLGVDQEGAEGTLSWTGTLFGVLASLCVSLNAIYTKKVLPAVDGSIWRLTFYNNVNACVLFLPLLLLLGELRALYSFPQLGSAHFWGVMTLGGLCGFAIGYVTGLQIKFTSPLTHNVSGTAKACAQTVLAVLHYEETKSLLWWTSNMLVLGGSSAYTWVRGWEMRRLQEEPRPKGDEKGNMEV, from the exons GGCCTCTCTGAAGCGGTCAAGGATCCTGCACATGGCACTGATGGGGACTTCCGACCCCTCCGCAGAGGCAGAGGCCAGCCAGGAGAAACCCTTTGTGCTGCGGGCACTGCAGATCGCACTGGTGGTCTCTCTCTACTGGGTCACGTCCATCTCCATGGTGTTCCTTAACAAGTACCTGCTGGATAGCCCCTCCCTGCGGCTGGACACCCCCATCTTCGTCACCTTCTACCAGTGCCTGGTGACCTCGCTGCTGTGCAGGGCCCTCAGCTCGCTGGCCACCTGCTGTCCTGGCACCGTGGACTTCCCCGCCCTGCGCCTGGACCTCAGGGTGGCCCGCAGCGTCCTGCCCCTGTCGGTGGTCTTCATTGGCATGATCACCTTCAATAACCTCTGCCTCAAGTATGTGGGTGTGGCCTTCTACAACGTGGGCCGCTCGCTCACCACGGTCTTCAATGTGCTGCTCTCCTACCTGCTGCTCAAGCAAACCACCTCCTTCTATGCCTTGCTCACCTGTGGCATCATCATCG GTGGCTTCTGGCTTGGCGTGGACCAGGAGGGCGCAGAGGGTACCCTGTCTTGGACGGGCACGCTCTTTGGCGTGCTCGCCAGCCTCTGTGTCTCGCTCAACGCCATCTACACCAAGAAGGTGCTCCCCGCAGTGGACGGCAGCATCTGGCGCCTGACCTTCTACAACAACGTCAATGCCTGCGTCCTCTTTCTGCCgctgctcctgctgctggggGAGCTCCGGGCCCTCTACAGCTTCCCCCAGCTGGGCAGCGCCCACTTCTGGGGCGTGATGACGCTGGGCGGCCTGTGTGGCTTCGCCATCGGCTATGTGACAGGACTACAGATCAAGTTCACCAGTCCCCTGACCCACAACGTGTCCGGCACGGCCAAAGCCTGTGCCCAGACGGTGCTGGCCGTCCTCCACTACGAGGAGACCAAGAGCTTGCTCTGGTGGACGAGCAACATGCTGGTGCTGGGCGGCTCCTCCGCCTACACCTGGGTCCGGGGCTGGGAGATGCGGAGGCTTCAGGAGGAGCCCCGCCCCAAGGGGGACGAGAAGGGTAACATGGAGGTGTGA